CGCCCTCAGGCGCTCGATTTTCCCATTCTTACCGCCCGCGATGCCCCGATATCATCTTTAAATCCGGCAGATTTTGGCAATTTCATTCCGCAACCCGACCCCGCCGCTGATCCCAGCGCCGGAATAGTTGCGGATGTCGAGAACACCCCGCCAAGTGAAGCAAATCTGCTTGCCCAAGTTGATACGCCGCAAGTGCTCGAGACAGCTCCGCCGACGCTGGCGCTATTTGCCGTAAGAGATGCCTGGGTGCGTGTGACAGCGCCGGATGGGAGCCGTATTTTTGAAAATACGATGAAAGCGGGTGAAGAATTCATCCTTCCACAAACTGAAATGGCCCCCATGTTACGGGCAGGTATGTCGGGCTCTGTATATTTTGCCGTTGAAGGAAAATTATATGGCCCGGCGGGTACTGGAGGCAAAGTGGTCAAAAACGTAGAGCTTTCACCCACGTCTTTGATGGCCAATTATCAACCGGCTGATCTGAACCTAGATCCGGTCTTAGAACGTGTTGTAGCAGAAGCGACAGTGTCAAGCTTTACAACTGAAGGAATGTCAGAGTAAGTTGACAGCAATAGCTGCTTCTTAAGGCCCTTTTTTAATAACCACTGAGACCAGATATGTCCTTGAATTCCGTACGCCCTTGGCGAAATATTTACCGTCGAAAATCGCGAAAAATTCATGTTGGTAATATTGCGATTGGGGGAGACGCGCCGATTTCCGTTCAGACGATGACCAACACCTTAACAACTGATGTCAAAGCCACGTTAGCGCAAATAATCGCAGCAGCAGATGCAGGGGCAGACATCGTGCGCGTTTCGGTGCCAGACCAGGATAGCAGCAAAGCGTTCAAGGAAATTGCAAAGGAAAGCCCCGTTCCTTTGGTTGCAGATATTCACTTTCACTATAAACGCGGTATTGAAGCAGCGCAGGCTGGTGCGGCGTGTTTGCGTATCAATCCAGGAAATATCGGCGCGCCAGATCGCGTTAAAGAAGTGATTAAAGCGGCGAAAGACAATAATTGTTCTATCCGCATTGGTGTTAATGCAGGATCGCTTGAAAAACACTTATTGGAAAAATTCGGCGAACCCTGCCCAGATGCTATGCTTGAAAGTGGTTTGGATCATATCAAAATCTTGCAGGATAATGATTTTCACGAGTTCAAGATCAGCTGTAAAGCCTCCGATGTTTTTATGGCAGCGGCTGCCTATCAAGCTTTGGCAGAAGCCACAGACGCCCCTATCCATTTGGGTATTACCGAAGCTGGCGGATTGACCAGCGGAACGATTAAGTCTGCGATCGGTTTAGGCAATTTATTATGGATGGGAATTGGCGATACGATCCGCGTTTCGCTGTCTGCCAATCCAGTTGAGGAAGTCAAA
The sequence above is drawn from the Rhodobacteraceae bacterium IMCC1335 genome and encodes:
- the ispG gene encoding flavodoxin-dependent (E)-4-hydroxy-3-methylbut-2-enyl-diphosphate synthase, with the protein product MSLNSVRPWRNIYRRKSRKIHVGNIAIGGDAPISVQTMTNTLTTDVKATLAQIIAAADAGADIVRVSVPDQDSSKAFKEIAKESPVPLVADIHFHYKRGIEAAQAGAACLRINPGNIGAPDRVKEVIKAAKDNNCSIRIGVNAGSLEKHLLEKFGEPCPDAMLESGLDHIKILQDNDFHEFKISCKASDVFMAAAAYQALAEATDAPIHLGITEAGGLTSGTIKSAIGLGNLLWMGIGDTIRVSLSANPVEEVKVGYEILKSLGLRHRGVNIISCPSCARQGFDVIKTVEALENRLEHIKTPMSLSIIGCVVNGPGEALMTDVGFTGGGAGSGMVYWAGKQDHKIGNENMVDHIVELVEKRAAEIDANEKLISAAE